The following nucleotide sequence is from bacterium.
TGGCCAAGACCGGCAAGGAAATGCTCTATCTCAATATCGGCGATCCCAATCAGTTCGATTTTGAGACGCCCCGCCACATCGTCGAGGCCATCTGTCAGGCGATGCTCGCCAATCAGAACGGGTACTCTCCATCTTCGGGCATAAAGCCGGCGATCCAAGCCGTCGAGAAAGAAGCGCATCACAAGGGAATCCGCAACGTCCTCGACCTTTTTATTACCACCGGAGCCAGCGAAGCCATTGAGATCTGCCTCACCGCCCTGGTCAATGCCGGGGAAAACGTGCTGATTCCCGAGCCGGGATACCCCCTCTATAACGCGATTCTGGCCAAGCTCGACACGGTCGAGAATCCCTACTACCTTGATGAGGCCAACGGCTGGCAACCTAATTTGCAGGACATCGCCTCGAAGATCAATGACAAGACGCGCGCGATCGTCGTCATCAATCCCAACAATCCGACGGGATCGGTATGCGACGTCGAGACTCTGCAGGGGCTTATTCGGCTGGCCCACCGGCACAATCTGGTAATCTTCGCCGACGAGATCTACGACAAGATGATTCTCGACGGAAAGAAGCACGTTTCCACCGCTTCGCTCGATCCCGACGTGTCGTGCGTGACCTTCAACGGCCTGTCGAAATCCTACGTAGCTCCGGGATTTCGCATCGGATGGGGCATCGTCAGCGGTAATGAAACCCGGATGCGAGACTACATCGAAGCCATCAACAAGATTCTGCGCGCGCGGCTCTGTGCGAATCATCCGATCCAGCACGGCATCGCGGCGGCGCTCGGTGCGAATCAGGAGCACTTCAAAGACGTTATTCCCCGTCTGGTTCAGCGCCGGGATATTACGGTCGAACGCTTGAAC
It contains:
- a CDS encoding aminotransferase class I/II-fold pyridoxal phosphate-dependent enzyme encodes the protein MSTATKINPAHRTKRITYAVRDIVVLANEVAKTGKEMLYLNIGDPNQFDFETPRHIVEAICQAMLANQNGYSPSSGIKPAIQAVEKEAHHKGIRNVLDLFITTGASEAIEICLTALVNAGENVLIPEPGYPLYNAILAKLDTVENPYYLDEANGWQPNLQDIASKINDKTRAIVVINPNNPTGSVCDVETLQGLIRLAHRHNLVIFADEIYDKMILDGKKHVSTASLDPDVSCVTFNGLSKSYVAPGFRIGWGIVSGNETRMRDYIEAINKILRARLCANHPIQHGIAAALGANQEHFKDVIPRLVQRRDITVERLNAIPGISCVRPEGAFYAFPRLYIEESDEDFVKELIRATGVVVVPGAGFGQVPGTHHFRVVFLPPENVLEKAFDQIGRFMSDWQKRHGR